Proteins co-encoded in one Haloarcula pelagica genomic window:
- a CDS encoding flippase activity-associated protein Agl23, with amino-acid sequence MSSTSHALTVLSAWRETATEWLGTAERSVHSVVASISLLALGLRLVGLGSRAAHFDEARVAYWAYHLAENGGFFHRRIVHGPLIQHVDSWLFAVFGATDTTMRVFVALVGGFLPLTALLFRAHLRRLEVLVLATLLAINPVLLYYSRFMRSDVLVAAFMFTTFGSLVRFVDTRQVRYLYLSGFFGALGFASKENALVYLLTWLGATGLMIGKRLLVPKGYRSAIRFLLSRPSPTVVGGRVRTRIHDLSTGAVRTLRSAWQRRPRPLRTIGSYTSHGLGAALVFCAVLVFMYAPRGDALGLHYSAAAISRQPIPFWRGVTSPDALWPMIHDTTVHTVGEYTAWFDPASTKSSTEHGGPLAALAAAVEASRGDYAVLLKALGLTAPAVLGFAVLGYGRDRLGTGQARHLVPFTFYCGAVSIVGYPIGTDIAAPWLAVHVVVPLAVPAAVGAVTICHWGAQALESGDGINVALSIMTVLLVAVLVGSIAVSNVYVNETADENPLVQYAQPDNGLTEHVETINRIAQFHESGPDVLFYYGETEYDDRRAFVEADQSTWDSSAFPHRYHCIRWYNSLPLGWYFRTDDVAISCERDRSELSDRASAGTVPVIVTQYADRTVPAQQLRQAGYDRRGYYHRAGGRWVYTSVWVHPTYAQNSTS; translated from the coding sequence CACCGAGTGGCTCGGTACGGCCGAGCGGTCGGTACACAGCGTCGTCGCCAGTATTTCCCTCCTCGCACTGGGACTGCGACTCGTCGGCCTGGGGTCACGAGCCGCACATTTCGACGAAGCCCGCGTCGCCTACTGGGCCTATCATCTCGCCGAGAACGGCGGGTTCTTCCACCGACGGATTGTCCACGGTCCCCTGATACAGCACGTCGACAGCTGGCTCTTCGCAGTCTTCGGCGCGACCGACACGACGATGCGCGTGTTCGTCGCGCTCGTCGGCGGATTCCTCCCGTTGACGGCGTTGTTGTTCCGGGCACATCTCCGACGGCTCGAGGTACTGGTGCTCGCTACCCTGCTAGCGATCAATCCCGTGTTGCTGTACTACTCGCGGTTCATGCGATCGGACGTCCTCGTCGCGGCGTTCATGTTCACGACGTTCGGGTCGCTTGTCCGCTTCGTCGACACGCGACAGGTTCGCTACCTCTATCTGAGCGGGTTCTTCGGTGCGCTCGGGTTCGCCTCGAAGGAGAACGCGCTGGTGTACCTCCTGACCTGGCTGGGCGCTACCGGTCTCATGATCGGGAAGCGGTTGCTCGTCCCGAAAGGGTACCGCTCGGCCATTCGGTTCTTGCTCTCCAGGCCATCCCCGACAGTCGTCGGCGGACGAGTCCGGACCCGGATCCACGACCTCTCGACCGGCGCCGTGCGTACACTCAGATCGGCCTGGCAGCGTCGCCCCCGGCCGCTCCGCACAATCGGTTCCTACACCAGCCACGGTCTCGGAGCCGCACTCGTCTTCTGTGCCGTCCTCGTGTTCATGTACGCCCCGCGTGGCGACGCCCTAGGACTGCACTACTCGGCAGCAGCGATCTCCCGCCAGCCGATCCCGTTCTGGCGTGGCGTGACGTCACCGGACGCGCTCTGGCCGATGATCCACGATACGACAGTCCACACTGTCGGGGAGTACACTGCATGGTTCGACCCTGCAAGCACGAAGTCATCGACCGAGCACGGCGGGCCCCTCGCTGCGCTTGCAGCTGCAGTCGAGGCCTCCCGGGGAGATTACGCGGTCCTGCTGAAGGCGCTCGGTCTGACGGCACCTGCGGTGCTCGGGTTCGCTGTCCTGGGATACGGCCGCGATCGACTCGGAACCGGCCAGGCACGCCATCTCGTCCCGTTCACCTTCTATTGCGGTGCTGTGTCGATCGTGGGCTATCCGATCGGGACCGATATCGCGGCACCGTGGCTGGCAGTTCACGTCGTGGTCCCGCTGGCAGTACCCGCAGCAGTCGGTGCTGTAACTATCTGTCACTGGGGCGCCCAGGCTCTGGAAAGCGGTGACGGGATCAATGTCGCTTTGTCGATAATGACGGTCCTCCTCGTCGCCGTACTCGTCGGAAGCATCGCCGTCTCGAACGTCTACGTGAACGAGACAGCCGACGAGAACCCGCTGGTACAGTATGCTCAGCCCGATAACGGCCTTACCGAACACGTCGAGACGATCAACAGGATCGCCCAGTTCCACGAATCCGGCCCGGACGTGCTCTTCTACTACGGTGAAACGGAGTACGACGATCGGCGCGCCTTCGTGGAGGCAGACCAATCGACGTGGGACAGTTCGGCGTTCCCGCACAGATATCACTGCATCAGGTGGTACAACAGTCTCCCGCTGGGCTGGTATTTCCGAACGGACGACGTCGCCATCTCGTGTGAACGCGACCGGAGTGAGCTTTCGGACCGGGCCTCGGCCGGCACCGTCCCCGTGATCGTCACCCAGTACGCCGATCGAACAGTGCCTGCACAGCAGCTCAGACAGGCCGGTTACGACCGGCGTGGATACTACCACAGGGCAGGTGGTCGCTGGGTGTACACCTCGGTCTGGGTCCATCCGACGTATGCGCAAAACAGTACCTCCTGA
- a CDS encoding ABC transporter ATP-binding protein, producing MNDPVIEFENAAKTYGDTVALDGVSFTVEEGTTTVLVGPSGCGKTTTMKLVNRLEDATSGTVRFEGDDVQTVDKIDLRRNIGYVIQDIGLFDHMTVGENVGTVPRLLDWDEDRIAERVDELLSLMDLPPDQYRGDYPRELSGGQRQRVGVARALAADPDVMLMDEPFGALDPITRENLQNEFLEIQDEINTTILFVTHDIDEALKMGDKIAIYDVGEVVQYDTPENILEDPANEFVRDFIGQNRGLKKLQVLDVGWVMDTTHSVTGTAAADLDGTGSTPDGIATNETGQPVTVEPDQSTDTALSLLVESDGDWLPVVEDGTVVGTLDLDQINAETSPSKEVLYE from the coding sequence ATGAACGACCCAGTCATCGAGTTCGAGAACGCGGCGAAGACGTACGGCGACACGGTGGCCCTCGACGGGGTGAGCTTCACCGTCGAGGAAGGCACCACGACGGTCCTCGTCGGTCCGTCCGGCTGTGGCAAGACGACGACGATGAAACTCGTCAACCGCCTCGAAGACGCGACCAGCGGGACCGTCCGGTTCGAGGGCGACGACGTACAGACCGTCGACAAGATCGATCTCCGGCGCAACATCGGCTACGTCATCCAGGACATCGGGCTGTTCGACCACATGACCGTCGGCGAGAACGTCGGGACCGTTCCGCGGCTGCTCGACTGGGACGAGGACCGCATCGCGGAGCGCGTCGACGAACTGCTTTCGCTGATGGACCTCCCGCCCGACCAGTACCGCGGCGACTACCCCCGGGAGCTCTCGGGCGGCCAGCGCCAGCGCGTGGGTGTGGCCCGGGCGCTGGCGGCCGATCCCGACGTGATGTTGATGGACGAACCCTTCGGCGCGCTCGACCCCATCACGCGGGAGAACCTCCAGAACGAGTTCCTGGAGATCCAGGACGAGATCAACACGACGATCCTCTTTGTCACCCACGACATCGACGAGGCGCTGAAGATGGGCGACAAGATCGCCATCTACGATGTCGGCGAGGTCGTCCAGTACGACACTCCCGAGAACATCCTCGAGGACCCCGCAAACGAGTTCGTCCGGGACTTCATCGGCCAGAACCGCGGGCTGAAGAAGCTCCAGGTCCTCGATGTCGGGTGGGTCATGGACACGACGCACTCCGTGACCGGGACCGCGGCCGCCGACCTCGACGGGACCGGGAGTACGCCCGACGGGATCGCGACGAACGAGACCGGCCAGCCGGTGACCGTGGAGCCGGACCAGAGCACGGACACGGCGCTGTCGCTGCTCGTCGAGTCCGACGGCGACTGGCTGCCGGTCGTCGAGGACGGCACCGTCGTCGGGACCCTCGACCTCGACCAGATCAACGCCGAGACATCGCCGTCGAAGGAGGTCCTGTATGAGTAA
- a CDS encoding saccharopine dehydrogenase family protein: MSQQTVVLGGSGAMTSGCVYDLHKTSDFDEIVVADADEENARRLIELLDDDRFRFEPVDATDADDIARVLDGADYVVNGLPYQFEENVLDAMEEVGDLTGVDLNAFDFDDVLSRSESFAEAGNSLWFANGGLVSTIALGMAACQTLDDVGDVNFYWGMWRLLTQTTPGLTDTVTYEHDPNVDERAKWVDGEVVDDLPAFSQQREFEFPEPIGEESTYVISHPEPITFPKAPIAQEKDVDTIITRGAWHDEWKRYERTLHAAGAFDSDGVEAEDTTVDPVEVMQTQVKADGQARESEWQAPADLSPETDWTPQTILSAEVTGSVDGSDERTVLHFTQPFPFFDGNDITLMREYGCYVGVPLSVTLQLMAEGSVDEDGIFITETSGLDADRYFEEMESRGFELREEQTPQPSTPPTQD, encoded by the coding sequence ATGAGTCAACAGACCGTGGTACTCGGCGGTTCCGGAGCGATGACATCGGGTTGTGTCTACGACCTCCACAAGACGAGCGACTTCGACGAGATCGTCGTCGCCGACGCAGACGAGGAGAACGCGCGCCGGCTGATCGAACTACTGGACGACGACCGCTTCCGGTTCGAACCGGTCGACGCGACGGACGCGGACGACATCGCCCGCGTCCTTGACGGCGCGGACTACGTCGTCAACGGCCTCCCCTATCAGTTCGAGGAGAACGTCCTCGACGCGATGGAGGAAGTCGGCGACCTCACCGGGGTCGACCTGAACGCCTTCGACTTCGACGACGTGCTCTCGCGGTCGGAGTCGTTCGCCGAGGCGGGCAACTCGCTGTGGTTCGCCAACGGCGGCCTCGTCAGCACGATCGCGCTCGGGATGGCCGCCTGTCAGACGCTCGACGATGTCGGCGATGTCAACTTCTACTGGGGCATGTGGCGGTTGCTCACACAGACGACGCCCGGGCTGACCGACACCGTCACGTACGAACACGATCCGAACGTCGACGAGCGGGCCAAGTGGGTCGACGGCGAAGTCGTCGACGACCTCCCGGCGTTCAGCCAGCAACGCGAGTTCGAGTTCCCCGAACCGATCGGCGAGGAGTCGACCTACGTGATCTCCCACCCCGAACCGATCACGTTCCCGAAGGCACCCATCGCACAGGAGAAGGATGTCGACACGATCATCACGCGCGGTGCCTGGCACGACGAGTGGAAGCGCTACGAGCGGACGCTGCACGCCGCCGGTGCCTTCGACTCCGACGGTGTCGAGGCCGAAGACACCACGGTCGACCCGGTCGAGGTCATGCAGACACAGGTCAAAGCCGACGGGCAGGCCCGCGAGTCCGAGTGGCAAGCGCCGGCGGACCTCTCGCCGGAGACCGACTGGACGCCCCAGACTATCCTCTCGGCCGAGGTGACCGGCAGCGTCGACGGCAGCGACGAGCGGACCGTCCTGCATTTCACTCAGCCGTTCCCGTTCTTCGACGGGAACGACATCACGCTGATGCGCGAGTACGGCTGTTATGTCGGTGTCCCGCTGTCGGTCACGCTGCAGTTGATGGCCGAGGGGAGCGTCGACGAGGACGGCATCTTCATCACGGAGACGAGCGGTCTCGACGCCGACCGATACTTCGAGGAGATGGAGTCCCGTGGCTTCGAACTCCGCGAGGAACAGACTCCCCAGCCCTCGACCCCACCCACGCAGGACTGA
- a CDS encoding ABC transporter permease — translation MSNLLVAAFEYLVNNFDGFLTLLREHVVLVLVAQVAAIIVAVTAGVLATRNDRIKTWVLSGGNVSQTIPPLAVIALVFPFVGIGFNSALVAMWVYALLPIITNTIAGIEEVEESTIRSAEGMGMTEREILWDIQLPLAVPVIFAGIRTSTVMNVGTAYLAIFIGAGGLGDWVVTGIQLFNNPQILAGAIPGAILAISLDTVLGAVERTLDTQTATAAEA, via the coding sequence ATGAGTAATCTGCTCGTGGCCGCCTTCGAGTACCTCGTGAACAACTTCGACGGCTTCCTGACGCTGTTGCGCGAACACGTCGTCCTCGTGCTCGTCGCACAGGTGGCGGCCATTATCGTCGCGGTCACCGCCGGCGTCCTCGCGACCCGGAACGACCGGATCAAGACGTGGGTCCTCTCGGGCGGGAACGTCTCACAGACCATCCCGCCGCTGGCGGTCATCGCGCTCGTCTTCCCCTTCGTCGGGATCGGGTTCAACTCCGCGCTGGTCGCCATGTGGGTGTACGCGTTGCTGCCGATCATCACCAACACCATCGCCGGGATCGAGGAAGTCGAGGAGAGCACTATCCGCTCGGCCGAGGGGATGGGGATGACCGAGCGGGAGATCCTCTGGGACATCCAGCTTCCGCTGGCGGTGCCCGTCATCTTCGCCGGCATCCGGACCAGCACTGTGATGAACGTCGGGACGGCCTACCTGGCCATCTTCATCGGCGCGGGCGGCCTGGGCGACTGGGTCGTCACCGGCATCCAACTGTTCAACAACCCGCAGATCCTCGCCGGCGCGATCCCCGGCGCGATACTGGCGATCTCGCTGGATACGGTCCTGGGCGCCGTCGAACGGACGCTCGACACGCAGACCGCGACGGCCGCCGAGGCCTGA
- a CDS encoding ABC transporter permease has product MTADSPGLVLDAVLPAVFAGPLAEYQTFLSRYAGELLVLVFEHVDIVALSILLAIPIGVSLGVLITFNDTAATVVLWLAGVSMTVPSIALFGLLIPVFGIGEPPVIVSLVVYSQLPLVRNTYVGLNGVDEAALQSGRGLGMTRLERLRQVQVPMALPVIMTGLRNAIVIIIGVAAIGAFVGAGGLGDFIFQGIRERNVPMIVVTTLVLVVLTLAFDYLFAISEQLFRLRNGEQIDQARPTQALWKVLS; this is encoded by the coding sequence ATGACAGCCGACTCACCCGGACTCGTTCTCGACGCCGTCCTGCCGGCGGTGTTCGCCGGCCCGCTGGCGGAGTACCAGACGTTTCTCTCGCGGTACGCCGGGGAACTGCTCGTCCTCGTGTTCGAGCACGTCGACATCGTCGCGCTCTCGATCCTGCTCGCCATCCCCATCGGTGTCTCGCTGGGCGTGTTGATCACGTTCAACGACACCGCGGCGACGGTGGTCCTCTGGCTGGCCGGCGTCTCGATGACGGTCCCCAGTATCGCGCTGTTTGGCCTGCTCATCCCCGTGTTCGGCATCGGGGAACCGCCGGTGATCGTCTCCCTCGTCGTCTACTCCCAGTTGCCGCTGGTCCGGAACACCTACGTGGGACTCAACGGCGTCGACGAGGCGGCGCTCCAGTCCGGGCGCGGACTCGGGATGACCCGGCTCGAACGGCTGCGACAGGTCCAGGTCCCGATGGCACTGCCGGTCATCATGACGGGCCTGCGCAACGCCATCGTCATCATCATCGGCGTGGCGGCCATCGGCGCCTTCGTCGGCGCGGGCGGCCTGGGCGACTTCATCTTCCAGGGGATCCGCGAGCGCAACGTCCCGATGATCGTCGTCACGACGCTCGTGCTCGTGGTGTTAACGCTGGCGTTCGACTATCTCTTTGCGATCAGCGAGCAGCTGTTCCGGCTGCGCAACGGCGAACAGATCGACCAAGCACGACCCACGCAAGCACTCTGGAAGGTACTCTCATGA
- a CDS encoding EamA family transporter, whose translation MVTDQSLLFAVAAMFLYAGWALLAKFATQRIPVGQAVAITYVAGLVAVGGYLLLTDASLVGSAGGAGYAVLSGLFLGCGTLAYYAALDTGSAAIATSVSGMYLLVTTVLAILFLDETLTGVELTGLGLAVVAVVLLSQ comes from the coding sequence GTGGTCACTGACCAGTCGCTGCTGTTCGCTGTCGCGGCGATGTTCCTCTACGCGGGCTGGGCGCTGCTGGCGAAGTTCGCGACCCAGCGGATCCCCGTCGGCCAGGCCGTCGCGATCACGTACGTCGCCGGGCTGGTCGCGGTCGGCGGCTACTTACTGCTGACGGACGCCTCGCTCGTCGGGTCCGCCGGCGGCGCCGGCTACGCCGTGCTGAGCGGGCTGTTCCTGGGGTGTGGGACGCTTGCCTACTACGCGGCACTCGACACCGGGTCGGCGGCCATCGCCACCAGCGTCAGCGGGATGTACCTGCTCGTGACGACGGTGCTCGCGATCCTCTTCCTCGACGAGACGCTGACCGGCGTCGAGTTGACCGGCCTCGGACTGGCGGTCGTCGCCGTCGTCCTGCTCTCGCAGTAG
- a CDS encoding glycine betaine ABC transporter substrate-binding protein, with protein MHKSRRSFLRAAGALGIAGTAGCSGLVGGSGGGGGSITIGSKRFAEQEILGHMSIAALEENTDLTVNDETGLGGTSQNVNALKNDEIDSYWTYTGTLWHQILGEEEIIADPQQIYEQAEAGAEEQWGLTLTEPSEANATWTIIARPDWANEHGIEAISDFASFVNEGNTDITFVSYTEYAEREDGLPALLDDYDIEQSAWDAVDLKKVGYGGLNYQILNDEQAVATSGWQTQPQIFEYDLRILDDDRNHFSNYDIVPIISQEQLDANPAIEETFDEIAPTVTTQKMQEMNLKVSVEDREPANVAREHLSSEGLI; from the coding sequence ATGCACAAAAGCAGGCGGTCATTCCTTCGAGCAGCAGGCGCACTGGGTATCGCAGGCACGGCGGGCTGTTCCGGACTCGTCGGTGGGAGCGGTGGCGGCGGCGGCTCGATCACGATCGGCTCGAAACGGTTCGCAGAACAGGAGATTCTGGGGCACATGTCTATCGCGGCCCTGGAGGAAAACACCGACCTGACGGTAAACGACGAGACGGGGCTGGGCGGCACCTCACAGAACGTCAACGCGCTCAAGAACGACGAGATCGACAGCTACTGGACCTACACCGGGACCCTCTGGCACCAGATCCTGGGCGAGGAGGAGATCATCGCGGACCCCCAGCAGATCTACGAGCAGGCGGAGGCGGGCGCGGAGGAACAGTGGGGGCTCACACTGACCGAACCCTCGGAGGCAAACGCCACCTGGACGATCATCGCCCGCCCCGACTGGGCGAACGAGCACGGGATCGAGGCGATCAGCGACTTCGCGTCGTTCGTCAACGAGGGCAACACCGACATCACGTTCGTCTCATACACCGAGTACGCCGAGCGGGAGGACGGCCTGCCGGCGCTGCTCGACGACTACGACATCGAGCAGTCGGCCTGGGACGCCGTCGACCTGAAGAAGGTCGGCTACGGCGGGCTGAACTACCAGATCCTCAACGACGAACAGGCCGTCGCGACCTCCGGGTGGCAGACACAGCCACAGATCTTCGAGTACGACCTGCGAATCCTGGACGACGACCGGAACCACTTCTCGAACTACGACATCGTTCCGATCATCTCCCAGGAGCAACTCGACGCCAACCCGGCGATCGAGGAGACGTTCGACGAGATCGCGCCGACGGTCACCACCCAGAAGATGCAGGAGATGAACCTGAAAGTCAGCGTCGAGGACAGGGAACCCGCGAACGTCGCCAGGGAACACCTGTCCTCGGAAGGCCTGATCTAG
- the twy1 gene encoding 4-demethylwyosine synthase TYW1, which produces MSDADGGPKQVSDPAYHSENHTAAQTCGWTKNAMRGEGKCYKYIFYGIESHRCIQMTPVVKCNERCVFCWRDHAGHAYELGDVEWDDPAAVAEASIDLQRKLLSGFGGNDEVPREVFEQAMEPRHVAISLDGEPTLYPYLDELIEEFHARDITTFLVSNGTNPEMLARCDPTQLYVSVDAPDRQTFDSTVKAVEDDAWDSLIETLDVLAEKDDTRTVIRTTLVKGHNMHHPEWYAAMCDRADADFVELKAYMHVGHSRGRLDRDSMPEHGEVLDFTEQVGEYLPHDVIKEVGESRVAMLAREQETWVPKLEKGSEFWEQDALVEY; this is translated from the coding sequence ATGAGCGACGCAGACGGCGGTCCGAAACAGGTCTCGGACCCCGCCTACCACAGCGAGAACCACACGGCGGCACAGACCTGCGGCTGGACGAAAAACGCCATGCGGGGCGAGGGGAAGTGTTACAAGTACATCTTCTACGGCATCGAGTCCCACCGCTGTATCCAGATGACGCCCGTGGTGAAGTGCAACGAGCGCTGTGTGTTCTGCTGGCGGGACCACGCCGGCCACGCGTACGAACTGGGCGACGTGGAGTGGGACGACCCGGCGGCGGTCGCCGAGGCCTCGATCGACCTCCAGCGGAAACTGCTCTCGGGCTTTGGCGGCAACGACGAGGTGCCCCGTGAGGTGTTCGAGCAGGCGATGGAGCCGCGCCACGTCGCCATCTCGCTGGACGGCGAGCCGACACTGTACCCGTATCTGGACGAACTCATCGAGGAGTTCCACGCGCGGGACATCACCACGTTCCTCGTTTCGAACGGGACCAACCCGGAGATGCTGGCCCGCTGTGATCCCACCCAGCTGTACGTCTCCGTCGACGCACCGGACCGCCAGACCTTCGACTCGACGGTCAAAGCCGTCGAAGACGACGCCTGGGACTCGCTGATCGAGACGCTCGACGTACTGGCCGAGAAAGACGACACACGGACGGTCATCCGGACGACGCTCGTCAAGGGCCACAACATGCACCACCCCGAGTGGTACGCGGCGATGTGTGACCGGGCCGACGCCGACTTCGTCGAACTGAAAGCCTACATGCACGTCGGCCACTCGCGCGGCCGCCTGGACCGGGACTCGATGCCCGAACACGGTGAGGTGCTCGACTTTACCGAACAGGTCGGCGAGTACCTCCCCCACGACGTGATCAAGGAGGTCGGGGAGTCCCGCGTCGCGATGCTCGCTCGCGAACAGGAGACCTGGGTCCCGAAACTGGAGAAGGGGAGCGAGTTCTGGGAGCAGGACGCGCTAGTGGAGTACTGA
- a CDS encoding BCCT family transporter: MSSRWPGPLAAAREEVEPSVFLGGAVLTVVAIGLVAAWPAAAAEQLTAWNTWLWGKLSWLYLWAMFLAVVFCVWLLIGPWGDIRFGGPDDDPDFSYPSVLAMLFSAGLSTGLVFYGPAEALFHYRSGIPFFESGARSAATVPDAIQYTLLHWGISPWSAYLVFGITIGYYVHRADAPIKPSTVFAPFVGVENLDRWWMKPVDILMVVVSVGGVAVSLGFVVTQFLAGLSYNYGVTVGDLGTLLVTVGLTVGFTFSAALGVKRGIRRLSTLNMYLFGTLLAVLFAFGPTAYLLSVGTEAFGGYAGEFVSMSLFTNAGGDGAWVGRWTVFYWAWWFSFAPMIGIFIARICRGRTVRQIAFAGLVGTSAASFPWFVVTGGSSLWAQETGRLDLLGVVAERGIAVVGFPLFEALVPLGGVFSAVYLLLVMTFLVTTVDSTTLSLAMFTTGGDPHPSTANRVVWGTLVGLLTSLLLSTGGIAALQDLVVLLGLPVALVLVLCLVGLVCELEQTRPVLLTERGDDDSRTVADAVADRSPFARRGDD, from the coding sequence ATGAGTAGCCGCTGGCCGGGACCGCTGGCGGCGGCCCGCGAGGAGGTCGAACCGTCGGTGTTCCTCGGCGGCGCCGTGCTGACTGTCGTCGCAATCGGGCTCGTGGCGGCGTGGCCGGCGGCGGCCGCCGAGCAGTTGACGGCCTGGAACACGTGGCTCTGGGGCAAACTGAGCTGGCTCTATCTCTGGGCGATGTTCCTGGCGGTCGTGTTCTGCGTGTGGCTCCTGATCGGGCCCTGGGGCGACATCAGGTTCGGCGGCCCCGACGACGACCCCGACTTCTCGTACCCGTCGGTCCTGGCGATGCTGTTCTCGGCCGGGCTCTCGACCGGGCTGGTGTTCTACGGCCCCGCGGAGGCACTGTTTCACTACCGGTCGGGCATCCCGTTCTTCGAGTCCGGTGCCCGGAGTGCGGCGACGGTTCCCGACGCGATCCAGTATACGCTGCTCCACTGGGGGATCTCGCCGTGGTCGGCGTATCTCGTCTTCGGCATCACCATCGGTTACTACGTCCACCGGGCGGACGCGCCGATCAAGCCTTCGACGGTGTTCGCGCCCTTCGTCGGCGTCGAGAACCTCGATCGCTGGTGGATGAAGCCGGTCGACATCCTCATGGTCGTCGTCTCCGTCGGCGGGGTCGCCGTCTCGCTGGGGTTCGTCGTCACGCAGTTTCTCGCGGGACTGTCGTACAACTACGGCGTGACCGTCGGCGACCTGGGGACGCTGCTCGTCACAGTTGGCCTGACGGTCGGGTTCACGTTTTCGGCCGCGCTGGGCGTGAAACGCGGTATCCGGCGGCTCTCGACGCTCAACATGTACCTGTTCGGGACCTTGCTCGCCGTGCTGTTCGCCTTCGGGCCGACGGCCTATCTGCTCTCGGTGGGAACCGAGGCGTTTGGCGGCTACGCCGGCGAGTTCGTCTCGATGAGCCTGTTCACCAACGCCGGCGGCGACGGCGCCTGGGTCGGTCGCTGGACCGTCTTCTACTGGGCCTGGTGGTTCTCTTTCGCCCCCATGATCGGGATCTTCATCGCCCGGATCTGCCGGGGTCGGACGGTCCGACAGATCGCGTTCGCCGGCCTCGTGGGGACATCGGCGGCGTCGTTCCCCTGGTTCGTGGTCACCGGTGGCTCGTCGCTGTGGGCCCAGGAGACCGGTCGTCTCGACCTCCTCGGGGTCGTCGCCGAGCGCGGGATCGCCGTGGTCGGGTTCCCGCTGTTCGAGGCGCTGGTCCCGCTGGGTGGGGTGTTCTCTGCCGTCTATCTCCTGTTGGTCATGACCTTCCTCGTGACCACCGTCGACTCGACGACGCTGAGCCTCGCGATGTTCACGACCGGCGGCGACCCCCACCCGTCGACGGCCAACCGCGTCGTCTGGGGGACCCTCGTGGGCCTGCTCACGTCGCTGTTGCTGAGTACCGGCGGGATCGCCGCGCTACAGGACCTGGTTGTCCTGCTGGGACTGCCCGTCGCGCTCGTCCTCGTCCTGTGTCTCGTCGGCCTGGTCTGTGAACTGGAGCAGACACGGCCGGTCCTGCTGACCGAACGGGGCGACGACGACTCCCGGACCGTCGCGGACGCCGTCGCCGACCGCAGTCCGTTCGCCCGCCGGGGCGACGACTGA
- a CDS encoding MFS transporter has protein sequence MIETFRDHSGRQLNVHAIGIVISLSGLLVVAPMLPEIIDYFQITSAEAGVSVSFMWGCNAVAQYPGGRYADRLSAGIVLLVSQAVMIAGFVLLSAATLFPLFVAGLGLVGAGYGLFEPAGFVLLRDLFEDHRGRALGIRDAAVNLGSALSAVLAAVVVGSVTWRDAFLPVGVLLAVVAVGTHRLNRHDYTVSTVGLDLRAVCGRLFQSRRTYAVVLVLSVSMFLWQGSASFLPAYLQADKSFTALEATAAFAAVFVVGMVTTPVAGALSDRASPLWIGVGAAGCGAVGLTTLVVADSLVGVGVGLFAFAIGLTTIWPAMYVYLAAVLAEETMGGDLGAIRAVYFAVGSLGPAYVGTAAARVGYPAAFASLLACFALTAGPLWWLGRQ, from the coding sequence ATGATAGAGACGTTCCGCGACCACAGTGGCAGACAGTTGAACGTGCACGCGATCGGTATCGTGATCTCCCTCTCGGGGCTGCTCGTCGTCGCGCCGATGCTCCCGGAGATCATCGACTACTTCCAGATCACCTCGGCCGAGGCGGGCGTGTCCGTCTCGTTCATGTGGGGGTGCAACGCCGTCGCGCAGTACCCCGGCGGGCGGTACGCGGACCGGCTCTCGGCCGGAATCGTCCTGTTGGTCAGCCAGGCAGTGATGATCGCCGGCTTCGTCCTGCTGTCGGCGGCGACGCTGTTCCCCCTGTTCGTCGCCGGCCTCGGCCTCGTCGGCGCCGGCTACGGGCTGTTCGAGCCCGCGGGGTTCGTCCTCCTGCGTGACCTCTTCGAGGACCACCGCGGCCGTGCACTGGGCATCCGGGACGCCGCCGTCAACCTCGGGAGTGCGCTCTCGGCGGTGCTGGCGGCCGTCGTCGTCGGCTCGGTGACATGGCGCGACGCCTTCCTGCCGGTCGGTGTGTTGCTGGCGGTCGTCGCCGTCGGAACCCACCGCCTGAACCGCCACGACTACACCGTATCGACAGTCGGGCTCGACCTCCGAGCGGTCTGTGGGCGGCTGTTCCAGTCGCGCCGAACGTACGCGGTCGTGCTCGTGCTGTCGGTCTCGATGTTTCTGTGGCAGGGGAGCGCGAGTTTCCTCCCGGCGTACCTCCAAGCGGACAAGTCGTTCACCGCTCTGGAAGCGACGGCCGCCTTCGCCGCGGTGTTCGTCGTCGGGATGGTGACGACGCCGGTCGCGGGCGCCCTCAGCGACCGGGCCTCGCCCCTCTGGATCGGTGTCGGTGCGGCCGGATGCGGGGCCGTCGGACTGACGACCCTCGTCGTGGCCGACTCGCTCGTCGGCGTCGGCGTCGGGCTGTTCGCCTTCGCCATCGGGCTGACGACGATCTGGCCGGCCATGTACGTCTACCTGGCTGCGGTCCTCGCCGAGGAGACGATGGGCGGGGATCTGGGAGCGATCCGGGCCGTCTACTTCGCCGTCGGCAGCCTCGGTCCGGCGTACGTCGGGACGGCGGCGGCACGAGTCGGGTATCCGGCGGCGTTCGCGAGCCTCCTCGCGTGTTTCGCGCTCACTGCCGGCCCGCTCTGGTGGCTGGGACGACAGTAG